The Mercenaria mercenaria strain notata chromosome 10, MADL_Memer_1, whole genome shotgun sequence genome contains a region encoding:
- the LOC128546398 gene encoding uncharacterized protein LOC128546398, whose amino-acid sequence MVYVYIGLTFMLLLQLELGYTATCGSLEFEQDTVTEGGAAKLIYKTLNINAPRKWYRWNTDWTLLYEDGKSNSNTKYAEEAQGETFILSMKGVVQADSGTYTVYCGKHHSDETMLTVTPSPTGARLIMDWFTGAFLFDS is encoded by the exons ATGGTGTACGTTTATATTggattaacatttatgcttttacTTCAATTAGAGCTAGGATATACTG CTACATGTGGTTCGCTTGAATTTGAGCAAGATACAGTGACAGAGGGAGGAGCTGCAAAGCTCATTTACAAAACGCTTAATATAAATGCACCCCGGAAGTGGTATAGGTGGAATACAGATTGGACTCTCCTTTATGAAGATGGCAAATCTAACAGCAATACAAAATATGCTGAAGAAGCACAAGGAGAAACTTTCATTTTATCAATGAAGGGAGTAGTTCAAGCAGATTCTGGGACATATACTGTTTACTGTGGTAAACATCATAGCGATGAAACAATGCTTACTGTTACGCCATCACCTACAGGAG caCGTTTGATCATGGACTGGTTTACTGGGGCctttttatttgatagctga
- the LOC128559885 gene encoding uncharacterized protein LOC128559885, whose protein sequence is MKNNLTEGRMATLQFSIRPGRPIKWEKKINSTFQQLFKGKDYEFTKDDEKTIHNLVIHLSEYSDSGEYRVDCDSAVSNSVHLYIVPTAPTVPEFSGKGSIPECKECILAELNVPVNVECFVRGGTEPVVLSMFKDGNVISNVNKSITKSSVNIYHARHNFLPRRQDFGVVFTCTVKNPALRVELDKSAPLYIRADPETVKIKVKETTENELSEIQCITEKGRPPSKSMILIDKYEEDKTEKTNEIKTDHTYSVTTTVIKNFTRSDNQKKVMCCSNILSRICSKKLNLNVLFPPKTVSVKEIMKSNKDNGETELMLRCSVEASNPRSSIEWKGVKKVPRTPKETNYTNHSDTNGWTYFADWVFNLTKDDNGRRIRCEVKNPQFPNLELVQLYRPNITYAPIITVSGQENGVAYVGDDVFITCHVDSNPPSTLSWYNQTDLIKELYGAKNFDLHLVNISFDHSQTYTCTAHNSIGSIKSKNVTLIVKDESEKPVTKPTTGQESATSSVAVAVIGCVIALVFAVIAVIAFLYWRKKRQNTSLERKGTYQIKIEDRKPSVHPVGNGKKIV, encoded by the exons atgaaaaataatttgacagaggGACGAATGGCTACATTACAGTTTAGTATACGCCCAGGCAGACCGATAAAATGGGAAAAGAAAATCAACTCGACATTCCAGCAGTTGTTCAAAGGCAAAGATTATGAATTTACGAAGGATGATGAGAAAACAATACACAACCTGGTAATTCATCTAAGTGAATACAGTGACAGCGGAGAATATAGAGTGGATTGTGATAGCGCAGTGTCAAATTCGGTACATCTATATATtg TTCCGACAGCCCCAACTGTTCCAGAATTTTCAGGGAAAGGGAGCATACCCGAGTGTAAAGAGTGTATACTAGCAGAGCTGAATGTACCGGTAAACGTAGAATGTTTTGTGAGGGGTGGAACAGAGCCAGTAGTACTAAGCATGTTTAAGGATGGGAATGTTATCTCAAATGTGAATAAATCCATTACTAAAAGTAGCGTAAATATCTACCATGCAAGGCACAATTTTTTACCTAGAAGACAGGACTTTGGTGTCGTTTTTACCTGCACTGTAAAGAATCCAGCGCTTAGGGTAGAGTTAGACAAGTCTGCACCATTATACATAAGAG CTGATCCAGAAActgtcaaaataaaggtcaaagaaaCGACAGAAAATGAATTAAGTGAAATACAGTGTATAACAGAGAAAGGAAGACCGCCCAGCAAGTCAATGATACTCATCGATAAGTATGAAGAAGACAAAACTGAGAAGACAAATGAAATTAAGACAGACCATACATACAGCGTTACAACAACGGTGATCAAAAACTTTACTCGGTCTGATAACCAAAAGAAAGTAATGTGTTGCAGCAATATCCTGAGCCGTATTTGCAgcaaaaagttaaatttaaatgtCCTAT TCCCACCGAAAACAGTTAGTGTGAAAGAAATAATGAAGAGTAACAAAGACAATGGTGAAACAGAGCTAATGTTAAGATGTTCTGTAGAAGCGTCGAATCCACGTAGTTCTATTGAATGGAAAGGAGTAAAAAAGGTTCCAAGAACTCCGAAAGAGACAAATTATACCAACCACAGTGATACTAATGGATGGACATATTTCGCG GATTGGGTTTTCAATCTCACCAAAGATGATAACGGTCGTAGAATCAGATGTGAAGTTAAAAATCCACAATTCCCAAATTTAGAGTTAGTGCAGTTATACAGGCCAAATATTACTT ATGCTCCAATTATCACAGTATCAGGACAAGAAAACGGAGTTGCCTACGTTGGTGATGACGTCTTTATTACTTGCCACGTGGATAGTAATCCTCCATCAACGCTTTCGTGGTACAACCAAACTGACTTAATCAAAG aATTGTATGGAGCAAAGAACTTTGATCTTCACCTCGTGAATATATCGTTTGATCATTCTCAGACATACACCTGCACAGCTCACAATAGCATTGGTAGCATCAAATCCAAAAACGTCACCCTGATCGTAAAAG ATGAATCTGAGAAACCAGTAACTAAACCAACGACAGGCCAAGAATCAGCTACCTCCTCCGTGGCCGTAGCAGTAATTGGTTGCGTTATTGCGCTAGTTTTTGCAGTGATAGCGGTTATTGCGTTTCTCTACTGGCGAAAGAAACGACAGAACACTTCACTGGAAAGAAAGGGAACATATCAAATTAAAATAGAAGATAGAAAACC AAGTGTTCATCCAGTAGGCAATGGTAAGAAAATTGTATGA